TGCCTTAGACGGACACTGCCTTGATAGTTTTACCCCTTTCGAACAGCCGAGTGtgaaaagagttacgacaatGGACCATGTCTAGtctgttcaaattcaaatgtaggTAAGAGTTACGACAGTGGACCTTATtgacaatccatgtcaaattcaaatgtaattaacccgcacgaTCGTATCGGCTAGGGTCGAAAGGGGAGATACTTTTTGAGTCTAAAGGTACTTTAAGACGGTGGAGAGAAGATCAACTTACATCGGGACTTACTTACTACTAACTATACTACTTACTACGGGAGCGTGGGAGATGTGAATATCGACTCATGACGTATACGTCCTTTATATACGTTGTAGTCCCAAACCACGAAAAATTATAAAGGATATTTAGTAATCGTCCCTAATTTTCTGTATAAATCagtaagatttttattttaatgctcCGTTATGACTAGGTATACGAGCCATGCAAGCGGTGCAGCGAgagttttctctgttcattgcttATGATATGACGCCAGGTACATACGCTAACCTACCGGGCAGTTTGTGTTACTAAATGGTTACTAATGTCTCGACATCCCAAAAATTTGCCAAAAAAGTCGCAGtgaaattaataaagaaaaggttctaccctaatacgtgattcagtttgcTCGACTGTACAGTAAAGAGCAAAGTGTAACTACACTACACTGTATAGAGGCCGTTACTTATGCGAGTATTAAATACCTATGCTTTTttaaattcggtatgcagaGTAATTCAATACTATTAACAACTCATTATTTATTGggtataagtaaaataaatataatcatttCATTTACACAAAGTACATAGTATTTAGAAACACCTAAATAGTTTATCCCTCTTGTTCCCCCTCGGAATCGGCGTCCGAGACATCCGTCACGCAGTCCTGTTCCAATGCTTTCACCTTCAAGAAATCAGATACTTGTGGACCTGTAAAcggaaataaataagttaaataagTCAAGGCATCTCTCTGTAATTACCTGCATGTCCAGCTGTATGACCCCATGGTCCAGGCGCGAAGCAACTCGTAAAAGAGGTCCATttacgaagctacaagttacaatttacaagcggtagtctcttttcaatgcgtACTGTTAAAAATGACTatcgcttgtaaattgtaactgggtgacactctttcccggcctggctaataccgacatggaaataccgatcctgttttcgtgtacacgcccatagaagctcctgtcagtttctatatGGGCATGTACTTAAAAAACaaggccggtatttccatgtcggtgttatccgggccgggaaagagtgtcacccttgtaacttgtagcttcgtgaaataggccAGAGAAGGCAGGCGGCTATTTCTGTCAATGTTTGAGCCTGGCCTGGCCTGGCCATTCAACGCAGAAACGCTGTCTGGTtcgtgggaactatgccatcGACTGACattataatagatattttttgaatgaactgaaataaataaataagaaaaaataaataaataaatacctaataatattttttttattcgaatgttCAATAGttgtttaagtacctaattatatcTCTTACAAATTCCAATAGTATACCTAattttaatataggtacctaagtaagcGTCACTAAGTTTAAGTTAAGGGATTTTAATTACACCTGCATTCTATGATTTTTTTACGCATATCCTAAATGCGCTTTATTCTTTAGCTCGCGCTAAGCAAAGATCCCATGTCGTTAGTTTTAAATGATGTCcaaattatttcttatttacttataaaattgTGAAATCCTTATAAAACAGGACATAGTGACACCCACGTGAAATCCTTGAGCGCATCCGAGCAAAATAAAAAccgcaaaacaaacaaaatagcCTACGACCTTGAAACGGCAGCGGCTGCTATAGTGCCCGAGTATCACCTAACTATAAACTATGCCACCAAACTATACTCAATCAGATCCTACCATCGTAACATGACCTACCACCGAACCAGAAACCAACCATACGAAGCAGAGCTTTGTACCATTATCTTACTACTCGCCACTCTAACCTGAACTATCTTAGAGCCATACCGACCGTACCACATGCACAGCTCTACTAACACTAGAACGTTTAGTGTTCTTTATATTCTTCATTATTAAGCTGAGggctaagccgtggtggcctagtgttttgacccatcgcctctcaagcagagggtcgtgggttcaaaccccggctcgcacctcgtgagtttttcgaaattcatgtgcggagttacatttgaaatgtagttaccacgagctttgcggtgaaggaaaacatcgtgatgaaacctgcacaaacctgcgaagcaattcaatggtgtgtgtggagttcccaatccgcactgggcccgcgtgggaactatggcccaagccctctcattctgaggggaggcctgtgccctgcagtgggacgtatataggctgggatgaagctGAGGGAAAAATAATCGCGTTATTTAAAACTTTGAGAAATGAGTCAGTAAAGTGTGGGAGAGTCCAACGGTCGCTATTGTACAAACATGACACGTACAAAATAAACATATCAATCGAgtttgtactattatctattctgtggtcgAGTGAACCGCCGCGCCGCGAATACTTATATAGGAATTTAATTGAAGTAAGATgaaatgaattaatgaatgatCTGTACTACTTTTCGCTTTAACTGGCGCATAGTAAACCTTCAGTGTAGACGACGTTGGCTGCGAAGTCCTGAATGGGCGTGGGTGTAATTGCACGGTGTGCCACTGGGGTTGCCTCGTTCCCTTCCGCCCCACCTTCGTCGTCGCTGTCAATAACTATCTCCTCCTCCTCGCATTCTTCTACCTGAGAAACAAGAAGTTCTTGAAACATGTGTTTCCGCTGAGTCAAGCAACATAAAACTTGTGACTGTCAGCTGTAGGTAGATTTCGCAAATAGTtgaaatttcaaagtttttacgTTTACAACCCCAAACTCAAAAAAACCACTGATCGACATAACAAAGTTATCTCAAAGTTTgccaattgtgttttgtttcttttcttttgtacaataaagagttaacataaatacatatgtaggtgATTGACGTCGTTTATGAAGAGACGTTGTTGTCAAGAGACCACGATCATAAGATCGAGTGTGTCCTCAGAAGGACAGTTTGTTTATGTTCTCAGAAGAACAGTTGTTTGTTTTTCGCTCGTGCTCGATGTATTTTGCTTGTTGCAGATAGTCGGTGTTGTAGCTGTAGGTATATCTTGCTCGGCGATAGTGTAGGCAGGTTTGAGTCTGTCTATAGAGATGTTGGTTTGCCTGTTAGTTAGTTGCACGCGGTAGGGTCCGTCGTAAGGTGCTTGTAGCGGCTTCTTTACGGCGTCTATGCGTACGTATACGTATTCACACGTTTGCAGGTCACGGTGTACGAATATCGGTTTCGTGTTGCTGTGTGGTTGTTTCGGCATCGGTCTTAGGTTGCGTATTGAGTCGCGCAGCTGATCGACGTAGGCGGAGTCTAGTGTGACGTCATCGCGGGTCGGTGATAAGAAATCACCGGGTAAGCGTACGTTGCATCCGTAGGTGAGTTGGGCTGCGCTTACACCGGTGTCACTTCGCATCGCGGCGCGTACTCCGAGTAGGACTGTAGGTAGCTCGTCGATCCAGCTTCTTGCGGTCTGCAGTCTTGCTTTTAACGCGGCTTTCAAAAATCGGTGCCAGCGTTCAATGATGCCGTTACACTGCGCATGGTATGGCGTTGTGCGCGTTTTTTCGATGCCGAGTAAGCGAGAGAGAGATGCGAATACTCGGCTTTCGAATTGGCGTCCTTGGTCGGTTGTTATTGTTGCTGGGCAGCCGAAGCGGGAAATCCAGCCTTCGTAGACGGCTTTGGCGACGTCTTCAGCTGAGATTTCACACAGTGGGTATGCTTCGGGCCATCTTGTTGCACGATCGATCATTGTGACGAGGTAGCGATGACCGCTGGCCGCGGTAGGTAGCGGGCCAACGATATCGACGTGTACGTGCTCGAATCGCTCGGTTGGCGGGAAAATCGATGGTCGACTCGTTGTATGGCGCTGCACTTTAGCGCGTTGGCACTGTACGCATACTTTTGCCCACTTGCCGATGTCCGCGTTCATTGAGGGCCAAAAGTAGCGTTGCGCAATTAATTTTCGTGTAGTGTTGATTCCGGGATGACTGATATTATGTACTGCGTTGAATGCGATGCGACGGTGTTCTTCAGGTAGGTATGGACGTATATGTGGAGTTGAGGTTTCGCAATATATTTTGATGTTCGACGTGGGCAGGGTGACTTGCTTGATGGATAGGTTGCTCTGTAGAGTGAGTGCTTGAATTATATCGCTTTCTCGCTCTTGAGCTTGTGCAAGTTCCTTGTAGTCGATGGGCGATGGACAACAACGTCTCTTCATAAACGACGTCAATCACCTACACATACAAACAATATAGTAATTATCGAACCTGcttacaaaatttcacgagAATGGATTGATAAATGACATTTAGACGAAACCAGATAGCCGAACAACTTCGCGCTCGCTCGGTCAAATATCATCAAAACATAACTCATCACTCGGGAGATTTTTGGGAACGTAATGATTATTGAATTGGGCTTCCCCAGTTAAGTAGCTTTTGTTTAAGATTCATGACAACAAAGACGTGCAGTGGATTAACTCCAGAGTAAGCAGCTGCTAGCTGGCAGCTGGCCGTTGCAGCACCACCCACCACACAAACTGCTACATAATATGGACTTGATGGCGCTTTGGTTGTCCTTTAAACACTTGATACCAAAGTCCTCGAAAAAGTTAAACCTACCattaatgtaatgtatgtatgcacTCAGAAATATCTATGCTATTATGCAAGATACCTAACAAAGCAGTgtttcgaacaaaaaaaaaacggtaaaaGAATTCCACTTCGATTATATAAACTTGTTGGGGCTCTGAAGTGTTTTTACcgtcgtacctacctatatcccgtgtctttttttaaatataaactaaaaccGATTGCAATTCTGCAACCACATACCACACCACacgtggtggtggtgattggaatttttaatttactaatatAGTCGATAACATACGAGAAACGGCGGTTCAAACCGGCTATATTGAAGGTGTTACTTATAGTGAATTATGATAAATTTATgactacataaaacataaaaaactacGTGATTTTGGGTAATAACGGGGTAGCCAaggttttgaaaaatattagataGAACACGCATTAATGCCATTGACAAAGTGGACAAAGTAGTCTTGTTCATTATAGATTTGAACACCTCCCCGAGTCT
Above is a window of Choristoneura fumiferana chromosome 18, NRCan_CFum_1, whole genome shotgun sequence DNA encoding:
- the LOC141437869 gene encoding uncharacterized protein isoform X2; the protein is MADESSQPACQLRRRRSSGNPNLPLNLEVGYQVNEGGPSQGTPSPSCIRFAGSSGTRDPSSSSALIEFRKKQQSFDIQVEECEEEEIVIDSDDEGGAEGNEATPVAHRAITPTPIQDFAANVVYTEGPQVSDFLKVKALEQDCVTDVSDADSEGEQEG
- the LOC141437869 gene encoding uncharacterized protein isoform X1, which encodes MADESSQPACQLRRRRSSGNPNLPLNLEVGYQVNEGGPSQGTPSPSCIRFAGSSGTRDPSSSSALIEFRKKQQSFDIQVIVEECEEEEIVIDSDDEGGAEGNEATPVAHRAITPTPIQDFAANVVYTEGPQVSDFLKVKALEQDCVTDVSDADSEGEQEG